A stretch of the Polluticoccus soli genome encodes the following:
- a CDS encoding MBOAT family O-acyltransferase produces the protein MAFIPVYILILFFTIVIDYFAGILIENTTHQKRKWWLVMSLMANVGVLAYFKYYNFFIDNINTAFNLQGDSGFSFLGIILPIGLSFHTFQAMSYTIEVYRGNQKAERHFGIYALYVMFYPQLVAGPIERPQNVIHQLKEKHSFDYGRAVSSMQIILWGLVKKILIADRLAIVVNEVYRPGTTYSGSAYLVATIFFAVQIYCDFSGYSDIAIGTARILGIDLMKNFDTPYFSKSVTEFWRRWHISLSTWFRDYVYIPLGGSKKGKFRWYFNLLFVFLISGLWHGANWTFVIWGGLLGFALVIEAITRKFRGRMAERLPAGLFNSASRLITLSFICLTWIFFRAGNVTQATDIVATIFSFSPDYFKLTNVNLGGVSYLGVPQWQLVACLLLIVSLFTIEWLYKEYGLKNWLEQKPTYIRWGAYYAMIIFLLLFGAFTTNEFIYFQF, from the coding sequence ATGGCCTTTATCCCGGTCTACATCCTTATACTTTTCTTCACTATTGTCATCGACTATTTTGCCGGTATCCTGATCGAAAACACTACCCATCAAAAACGAAAATGGTGGCTGGTAATGAGCCTAATGGCTAATGTCGGTGTCTTGGCCTATTTCAAATACTACAACTTTTTCATTGATAATATCAACACTGCTTTCAATCTGCAAGGAGATAGTGGATTTTCCTTTCTCGGTATCATTCTACCGATAGGGCTTTCTTTTCACACTTTTCAGGCGATGAGCTATACAATCGAAGTATACCGCGGCAACCAGAAGGCGGAAAGACATTTCGGTATCTATGCCTTGTACGTGATGTTCTATCCACAACTGGTGGCGGGCCCAATTGAAAGACCGCAAAACGTCATTCATCAATTGAAAGAAAAACACAGTTTCGACTATGGTCGTGCCGTAAGCTCAATGCAGATAATCTTGTGGGGATTGGTAAAAAAAATACTGATCGCCGATAGGTTGGCTATAGTTGTAAATGAAGTATACCGCCCGGGCACTACATATAGTGGTAGTGCATATCTAGTTGCTACTATATTTTTCGCCGTACAGATCTACTGCGATTTCTCCGGCTACTCAGATATCGCAATTGGTACGGCGCGGATACTTGGTATAGATCTGATGAAGAATTTTGACACGCCTTACTTTTCAAAGTCAGTAACCGAATTCTGGCGTCGATGGCACATTTCGTTATCTACCTGGTTTCGCGACTATGTCTATATACCTTTAGGTGGCAGCAAAAAGGGCAAGTTTAGATGGTACTTTAACCTCCTTTTCGTATTCCTGATAAGTGGTCTTTGGCATGGTGCCAATTGGACATTTGTGATCTGGGGAGGTTTGTTGGGATTTGCTCTTGTCATTGAAGCAATTACGCGAAAGTTTCGTGGCCGTATGGCGGAAAGGCTACCTGCAGGTTTATTTAATTCCGCATCACGACTGATAACGCTCTCTTTTATTTGTTTAACATGGATATTTTTCCGGGCAGGCAACGTCACCCAGGCTACAGATATCGTAGCCACCATTTTTTCTTTTAGCCCCGATTATTTTAAACTCACTAATGTAAACCTCGGAGGCGTCAGTTATTTGGGTGTTCCGCAATGGCAATTGGTCGCTTGTTTGTTGTTGATCGTAAGTTTGTTCACCATAGAGTGGCTTTACAAGGAATATGGACTTAAGAATTGGTTGGAGCAGAAGCCGACATATATTCGATGGGGGGCATACTATGCTATGATTATTTTCCTGCTGCTGTTTGGCGCCTTTACCACTAATGAATTCATTTATTTTCAATTCTGA
- a CDS encoding homogentisate 1,2-dioxygenase, producing MPHYYSLGNIPHKRHTQFRRPDGKLYSEQLFSTEGFSSDYTLLYHIYPPTQIIRVEEPIDVKPKQATDNILKHRSYQGFSVKQASDYLESRKVVLFNSDVQISLAGPQGGTNNYFYKNADADEVIFIHEGSGTLKTQYGKIPFSYGDYVVVPRGTIYQIEFNTPDNRLFIVESFGPIAFPKRYLSRYGQLLEHAPFCERDIRKPQDIEAIDQTGEFLIKVKKKGLQYNFWYANHPFDVVGWDGCDYPYAISIHDFEPITGRVHQPPPVHQTFDGHNFVICSFVPRLYDYHPESIPAPYNHSNIDSDEVLYYVDGDFMSRKHVTRGMITLHPAGIPHGPHPGAVEKSIGAKETKELAVMVDTFHPLFMTQDAQAIEDQNYVMSWAE from the coding sequence ATGCCACATTACTATTCGCTTGGTAATATTCCACACAAACGTCATACGCAGTTCCGTAGGCCGGATGGGAAACTTTATTCAGAACAACTTTTCAGCACAGAAGGCTTCTCTTCGGATTACACACTTTTATACCATATCTATCCACCAACCCAGATCATTCGGGTTGAAGAACCGATAGATGTAAAGCCCAAACAGGCTACTGACAATATTCTTAAACACAGGAGTTATCAAGGCTTTAGTGTTAAGCAGGCTTCAGATTACCTGGAAAGCCGTAAGGTGGTATTGTTCAACAGCGATGTACAGATTTCGCTAGCAGGCCCGCAAGGCGGAACTAACAACTATTTTTACAAAAACGCCGATGCCGACGAAGTGATCTTTATCCATGAGGGATCTGGAACACTTAAAACGCAATATGGTAAAATACCTTTCAGCTACGGCGACTATGTAGTCGTACCAAGGGGAACTATTTACCAGATCGAATTCAATACACCCGACAACAGGTTATTCATTGTAGAATCGTTTGGACCGATCGCTTTTCCAAAACGATACCTGAGTCGTTATGGACAATTGCTTGAGCACGCACCGTTTTGCGAAAGGGATATACGGAAACCACAAGATATTGAAGCGATCGACCAGACCGGTGAGTTTCTTATCAAAGTAAAAAAGAAGGGCCTTCAATATAACTTCTGGTATGCTAATCATCCGTTCGACGTAGTTGGCTGGGATGGTTGTGATTATCCTTATGCGATAAGCATACACGATTTCGAACCTATTACTGGACGTGTTCACCAGCCACCGCCAGTGCACCAAACCTTCGATGGGCATAACTTTGTAATCTGCTCATTTGTGCCAAGGTTATATGATTATCATCCGGAATCGATCCCAGCTCCGTACAACCACAGCAATATCGATAGTGACGAGGTGCTTTACTATGTTGATGGCGACTTTATGAGTCGTAAGCACGTTACCAGGGGAATGATCACTTTGCACCCGGCAGGCATTCCACACGGACCGCATCCAGGCGCGGTGGAAAAAAGCATCGGCGCAAAAGAAACTAAAGAGCTTGCTGTAATGGTGGACACTTTCCATCCATTATTTATGACGCAAGATGCCCAGGCTATCGAAGATCAGAACTATGTAATGAGCTGGGCTGAATAA
- the hppD gene encoding 4-hydroxyphenylpyruvate dioxygenase: MEQLTVSEKMKQAQDFLPINGTDHIEMYVGNAKQAAHFYKTAFGFQSLAYAGPETGVRDTASYVLQQGKIRLVLTTPLRSNHPISEHIFKHGDGVKILALWVDDAYKAFEETTKRGAKVYMEPVTKSDEHGEVRMSGIYTYGETVHLFVERKNYTGPFLPGFKTWDSSYQPEDVGLLYVDHCVGNVGWNRMNETVKWYEDIMGFSNILTFDDKQINTEYSALMSKVMSNGNGYVKFPINEPAEGKKKSQIEEYLEFYEGEGVQHIAVATNDIIGTVRKLKARGVEFLNTPDTYYEDLFARVGKIDEDIAPLHELKILVDRDEEGYLLQIFTKPVEDRPTLFFEIIQRKGAKSFGAGNFKALFESIEREQEKRGNL; this comes from the coding sequence ATGGAACAACTTACAGTAAGTGAAAAAATGAAGCAGGCCCAGGACTTCCTGCCTATCAATGGTACAGACCATATCGAGATGTATGTAGGAAATGCCAAACAGGCTGCACATTTCTATAAAACCGCCTTCGGCTTCCAGTCGCTGGCCTATGCTGGCCCTGAAACCGGTGTGCGTGATACAGCATCTTATGTACTGCAGCAAGGGAAGATCCGCCTGGTGCTTACCACTCCCCTTCGCTCGAATCACCCCATTTCTGAGCATATTTTCAAACATGGAGACGGGGTTAAAATATTAGCTCTGTGGGTTGACGATGCCTATAAAGCATTTGAAGAAACTACCAAACGTGGTGCTAAAGTATATATGGAGCCTGTAACTAAAAGTGATGAACACGGCGAAGTGCGTATGTCAGGCATCTATACATATGGTGAGACCGTTCACCTGTTTGTAGAAAGGAAAAACTATACAGGACCATTCCTTCCAGGCTTTAAAACATGGGACAGCAGCTACCAACCTGAAGACGTTGGCCTGTTGTACGTTGACCACTGCGTAGGTAATGTAGGCTGGAACCGTATGAACGAGACTGTAAAATGGTACGAAGACATTATGGGCTTCAGCAACATTCTTACATTCGATGACAAACAGATCAACACTGAGTATTCTGCCCTGATGAGTAAGGTAATGAGCAACGGTAACGGCTACGTAAAGTTCCCGATCAACGAGCCTGCAGAAGGTAAAAAGAAATCACAGATCGAAGAATACCTGGAGTTTTACGAAGGCGAAGGCGTTCAACACATTGCCGTTGCTACCAACGACATCATTGGCACTGTTCGCAAGCTGAAAGCACGTGGCGTTGAATTCCTGAATACGCCGGATACTTACTACGAAGACTTGTTCGCAAGGGTTGGCAAAATCGACGAGGACATCGCACCACTCCACGAGCTGAAGATCCTGGTAGATCGTGACGAGGAAGGTTATCTGCTACAGATCTTCACCAAACCGGTTGAAGACCGGCCTACCTTGTTTTTTGAGATCATCCAGCGTAAAGGAGCTAAGAGTTTTGGAGCAGGTAATTTCAAAGCGCTTTTTGAATCAATCGAGCGCGAGCAAGAGAAACGAGGCAATCTATAA
- a CDS encoding PKD domain-containing protein, whose translation MRNLLLTSLLCASAAAANAQCSLTANFTGTTGSQPTTVIITNSTTVINAPSNSMRVDFLRFSNGSTAYVGSSGAIVVNAPLCGSQSATLIAKLVDSSTQQVLCIDSITKTITANCPPCYSTFTKVNGANGLVTFTANNLANTPGITYTWVFGDGTSATGSPVSHVYPTNGSFIVKLISSASSVPCIDSTTSSVYITNKVGCQSTISKTYYANGIVTFSATTSGGNAGKTYTWQFGDGSSGTGNPITHQYVANGTYSVTLSTTSSSCFDSTNTTAVITNKQTPSNWITGMIIGDSTASDTFKVWLIQFDSTTNNLYAVDSQVVANGFTSYAQYNFINKPNGAYRVKAHQLDGPTSGTGYLPTYHLNSLYWNTASVIYHMGGATAGKNILMQTGTVTSGPGFVGGNVTLGANKGTSNGIAGQLIFVRDNNDQVIAMTYTDNNGDYLFQNLPLGTYSIYPEDGGYTTTPASITLTNLMKGTQNIHFEKHEVAHTITPKPTSVSQVTENRSFKIYPNPTNGFLYIDLATRVKASVSISDVTGKRVYKQELSGNGSQQTIDINHLRAGQYIITVEAAGKHYTQKFVLEK comes from the coding sequence ATGAGAAACCTTTTACTTACCTCCCTGCTATGCGCTTCAGCCGCGGCAGCAAATGCACAATGCTCTCTTACCGCAAATTTTACCGGCACCACAGGAAGCCAACCCACGACGGTTATTATCACCAACTCCACAACAGTTATTAATGCGCCCTCAAACTCAATGCGGGTGGATTTCTTACGGTTTTCGAATGGGTCTACAGCATATGTAGGATCTTCCGGCGCTATCGTTGTAAATGCACCGTTATGCGGGTCGCAAAGTGCTACGCTCATTGCTAAACTTGTAGATAGTAGTACACAACAGGTTTTATGCATCGATTCCATAACTAAAACCATAACGGCCAACTGCCCCCCATGTTATTCCACATTTACAAAAGTAAACGGAGCCAATGGTCTGGTAACTTTTACGGCAAACAACCTTGCTAATACCCCTGGCATCACCTATACATGGGTATTTGGCGATGGTACATCCGCAACCGGCTCTCCAGTTTCACATGTTTATCCAACCAATGGTTCATTCATAGTCAAACTGATCTCATCAGCAAGCTCCGTGCCTTGTATCGATTCTACCACCAGTTCGGTTTATATTACCAATAAGGTGGGATGCCAGTCTACCATCTCAAAAACTTACTATGCCAACGGCATCGTAACATTTTCGGCAACTACATCGGGCGGCAATGCGGGTAAAACTTATACATGGCAGTTCGGCGACGGAAGTTCCGGCACGGGAAATCCGATTACACACCAGTATGTCGCTAACGGCACCTATTCTGTAACTCTGTCAACAACATCTTCATCTTGTTTCGACTCGACCAATACTACCGCAGTTATTACCAACAAACAAACGCCATCAAACTGGATTACAGGCATGATCATAGGTGATAGTACAGCTTCGGATACTTTCAAAGTATGGCTCATTCAATTCGATTCAACTACCAATAATCTCTATGCCGTAGACTCACAAGTTGTTGCAAATGGCTTCACCAGCTATGCTCAATATAATTTCATAAATAAACCAAATGGCGCGTACCGCGTTAAAGCACATCAACTTGATGGCCCGACAAGCGGCACTGGATACCTTCCGACTTATCACCTCAATAGCCTTTACTGGAATACAGCTTCTGTTATCTACCATATGGGAGGCGCCACAGCTGGTAAGAATATTTTGATGCAAACGGGTACTGTAACAAGCGGCCCTGGCTTTGTGGGTGGTAATGTTACCCTGGGTGCCAATAAAGGTACTAGCAATGGTATCGCAGGTCAGTTGATATTCGTACGCGACAATAACGACCAAGTCATCGCCATGACATATACCGACAACAATGGAGACTACCTGTTCCAAAACCTTCCGCTTGGCACTTACAGCATCTATCCTGAAGATGGCGGGTACACTACTACCCCTGCTTCTATCACACTTACCAATCTTATGAAAGGCACTCAGAATATTCATTTTGAAAAGCATGAAGTAGCACATACTATCACTCCTAAACCTACTTCGGTAAGCCAGGTAACCGAGAACCGCAGCTTCAAAATTTATCCTAATCCAACCAATGGCTTTTTGTACATCGATCTGGCTACTCGTGTTAAAGCCTCTGTTTCCATTTCGGACGTTACAGGCAAAAGGGTTTACAAACAGGAGCTTTCTGGCAATGGTTCTCAACAAACCATAGATATTAATCACTTACGTGCAGGCCAATACATCATTACCGTTGAGGCTGCTGGCAAGCATTACACGCAAAAGTTCGTTCTTGAGAAATAA
- a CDS encoding L,D-transpeptidase family protein, which produces MMKAGKLLRSLVLGTVAMFASAVSYGQDDVQTFRNFQFSFNRVSQAWTKTNDTLQKLFRQQGLSYPPSDIYIRTFKAQNEMELWARDNDTAEYKLVKNYRICALSGILGPKRVEGDRQVPEGLYFIEDFNPKSDFHLSMLLNYPNYSDMVLGDKAKPGGDIYIHGGCVTVGCMPMTDGVIQELYTLCLNAKLSGQTYIPVHIFPTRFTKTGLNFLGTAYAGDDAKQRFWVNLKSGYDYFERYHRIQPVMYTPDGKYVLQNN; this is translated from the coding sequence ATGATGAAAGCAGGAAAACTGTTGCGCAGTTTGGTGTTGGGTACGGTGGCTATGTTTGCTTCCGCAGTTTCTTATGGACAGGACGACGTACAGACGTTCCGGAACTTCCAGTTTTCGTTCAACCGCGTATCGCAGGCCTGGACAAAGACAAATGACACCTTGCAGAAGTTGTTCAGACAGCAAGGCTTGTCTTACCCACCTTCGGATATCTACATCCGTACCTTTAAAGCTCAAAATGAAATGGAGCTTTGGGCGCGTGATAATGATACTGCTGAGTACAAACTCGTTAAGAACTACAGGATATGCGCTTTGTCGGGCATTTTGGGACCAAAGCGCGTAGAAGGCGATCGCCAGGTACCCGAAGGCCTGTATTTCATTGAAGACTTTAACCCTAAGAGCGACTTCCACCTGTCGATGCTGCTGAACTACCCCAACTATTCTGATATGGTGCTGGGCGACAAAGCAAAGCCAGGTGGCGATATCTACATTCACGGAGGCTGTGTAACCGTAGGTTGCATGCCTATGACCGATGGTGTGATACAGGAGCTATATACGTTGTGCCTGAACGCCAAGCTTTCTGGACAGACATACATCCCGGTTCATATCTTCCCGACAAGGTTTACCAAGACAGGCCTTAACTTTTTGGGCACTGCCTATGCCGGCGACGACGCCAAACAACGCTTCTGGGTAAACCTGAAGTCCGGTTACGACTATTTTGAAAGGTATCACCGTATTCAGCCTGTTATGTACACGCCCGACGGCAAGTACGTACTTCAGAACAACTAA
- a CDS encoding DUF4249 family protein encodes MLKLIFNSNAFKFSGIAVVLFIVTLLVSCEKDVDIKLQDGQARLVVEGSIETGQPPFILLTKSIGYFAKIDLTTLQNSFVHGAEVTLSDGNRTVKLREYSFDTSGLGNKFSFYSIDTSSLDNFMIGEVEKYYTLTIKFEGQTYTSTTKIPSPTRLDSVISAIPPFIPENNPDVRFIKVFFKEPDTAGNFVRYFTSRNGQRFYPGLNSVYTDEFINGTYFETPLSGGEDRNSTVGRDSLGFFYPGDTVVLKWAAIDKKVYEFYNTFEYAIGTLGSPFATPISVKSNISNGALGVWAGYGTYLDTVVIK; translated from the coding sequence ATGCTCAAACTCATTTTCAACAGCAATGCCTTCAAGTTTTCAGGTATTGCTGTTGTTCTTTTTATAGTTACTCTGCTCGTTTCGTGCGAGAAAGATGTTGATATCAAGCTGCAGGACGGCCAGGCCCGCCTTGTAGTTGAAGGCAGTATCGAAACAGGCCAGCCACCATTTATTTTACTTACCAAGTCCATAGGCTATTTTGCTAAGATCGACCTGACTACCCTGCAGAACAGTTTTGTACATGGCGCTGAAGTGACCCTGTCTGATGGCAACCGTACAGTGAAACTGAGAGAGTATTCGTTTGATACCAGTGGCCTTGGTAACAAGTTCAGCTTCTATTCTATCGATACGTCGTCTCTGGATAACTTCATGATTGGCGAGGTAGAGAAGTACTATACGCTGACCATCAAATTTGAAGGCCAGACCTATACGTCTACCACCAAGATCCCTAGCCCAACCAGGCTTGATTCCGTGATCAGTGCCATACCGCCTTTTATTCCGGAAAACAACCCCGACGTTCGCTTTATCAAGGTGTTTTTCAAGGAGCCCGATACTGCAGGTAACTTTGTGCGCTACTTTACCAGCCGCAACGGACAGCGGTTCTACCCCGGTCTCAACTCTGTATATACCGATGAATTCATCAACGGTACTTACTTCGAAACGCCACTGTCTGGCGGTGAAGACCGGAACAGCACCGTTGGCCGCGATAGCCTCGGTTTCTTCTATCCGGGTGATACGGTGGTTCTTAAATGGGCAGCTATCGACAAAAAGGTTTACGAGTTCTATAACACCTTTGAGTACGCCATTGGAACGCTGGGAAGCCCGTTCGCTACACCCATTAGTGTAAAATCGAATATCAGCAATGGCGCGCTGGGCGTGTGGGCTGGCTACGGAACCTACCTGGATACGGTAGTTATTAAGTAG
- the trxB gene encoding thioredoxin-disulfide reductase, translating to MAEIEKVHCLIIGSGPAGYTAAIYASRANLKPVLYQGLQPGGQLTITTDVENYPGYPEGIMGPQMMIDFEKQAQRMGADIRWGMATKVDFTNRPYKVEIDEEKWIEADSVIIATGASAKWLGLPSEQRLNGHGVSACAVCDGFFFKNQEVAIVGAGDTACEEALYLSKLCSTVHMLVRRDEMRASKVMQQRVFNTPNIKVYWNTDTLEVLGENKVDAIKVVNNHTNEETTIPVKAFFVAIGHQPNSDLFKGWLDMDEAGYLITQPGTSKTNIEGVFACGDVQDKIYRQAVTAAGSGCTAALDAERYLGALEHAHMEQQQATA from the coding sequence ATGGCTGAAATAGAAAAAGTACACTGTCTGATCATTGGTTCCGGTCCTGCCGGCTATACCGCTGCTATATATGCATCTCGCGCTAACCTGAAACCTGTGCTCTACCAGGGTCTGCAACCGGGTGGCCAGCTTACCATCACTACCGATGTAGAGAACTACCCCGGCTACCCTGAAGGTATCATGGGCCCGCAGATGATGATCGATTTTGAAAAACAAGCACAACGCATGGGCGCTGATATCCGCTGGGGTATGGCTACCAAGGTAGACTTCACCAATCGTCCGTACAAAGTGGAGATAGATGAAGAGAAATGGATCGAGGCTGACTCTGTGATCATAGCTACCGGTGCATCGGCTAAATGGCTGGGCCTGCCTTCTGAGCAACGTCTGAATGGCCATGGCGTTTCTGCATGCGCAGTTTGTGATGGCTTCTTCTTCAAAAACCAGGAAGTGGCTATTGTAGGCGCCGGCGATACAGCATGCGAAGAAGCTCTGTACCTGTCTAAACTGTGCAGCACCGTACACATGCTTGTACGTCGCGACGAGATGCGCGCCAGCAAAGTGATGCAACAACGCGTGTTCAACACCCCGAACATCAAAGTATATTGGAATACCGATACTTTGGAAGTACTTGGCGAGAACAAAGTAGACGCCATTAAAGTGGTGAACAACCATACCAACGAAGAAACTACCATACCTGTAAAAGCATTTTTCGTAGCCATAGGCCACCAGCCAAACTCTGACCTGTTCAAGGGCTGGCTGGATATGGACGAAGCGGGATACCTTATTACACAACCAGGTACGTCTAAGACGAACATTGAAGGTGTATTTGCCTGCGGCGATGTTCAGGATAAGATATACCGCCAGGCGGTGACTGCTGCTGGTAGCGGCTGTACGGCAGCCCTCGATGCTGAGCGCTACCTAGGTGCGCTGGAGCATGCTCATATGGAGCAGCAACAGGCAACTGCCTAA